In the Clostridium gelidum genome, TTTGCTTTTTTATTTATCCACAATTATTTTAATTATAGTTTTCCACAATATAAAAATAATTATTTTATTCACAAAGGAGTTTTTCTCAAAATAGAAATGCTAATACTAAAAATATGTTATCTAAACATACTTAATTATAGAGAAAATTTTTGAAGAATATATGGTAATAAAACATCTTTACTGAATCCAAGCACCAGTTTGATCTACCCTATAGCCATCTGATGTAAAACAATCAACATACAATTCTCCATGCTCATTAAAACAATAACATTCCCCATCTACCCATAACCATTCTACTTTTGCCATTTTGCAATTATCTTTTAAATAATACCATTTAGCTTGATCTTGTAACCAAACAAATTGTCTAGCATATCCTTCTGAATCAAATGAATACCATTCTCCATCTATCTTTTGCCAAGAATCTTTGTAATACCAACCTTGCGTATTAGTTAAGTAATACCACCCTGTAGCATCCTTATGCCACCCTATTTCAGATATGTTATTTACTACAATATCCTTAAAAGCTTCTAGTGGGAAGTTGTTTCCTGGACATTCTGTAGAATATAATTCTTTATGTCCATAGATTGGTATATCTCCATATTTAGCACGAATATATTTGATTAATTCCTTATAGGCACTTATCTGTTCTTGTGTCATATTTTCTGTCATAAAGTCACCTTCAAAACATACTCCAAGACTTATAGAATTATGCTTTGGGCAATGTGAGCCAACTGCATTTTCTGGTCTACCCCTATATATATTACCTTGTTTATTTATAAAGAAATGATACCCTATTCCAAGCCATCCATTAGCTAAGTGCCATGAATGAATATCTTGTACAGTACAATTTGAAGCTTCAGCATGGTGTAATACTATTTCTTGTGGATTATTTTCATATGTTAATGATCCATTAAAATTTAATCCCACATCTATTATATTCATAGAAATTCCTCCTTAAAATTGTAGCAACCTTAATTTCTACTCTGAAAACTAGGATTGTTCAGTTCCTTGTGCTAAGTTTATTTTACCTTTATTGTATTCTCCAGCTATAGCTTGTCTTAAATCTTCTAGGTTCTTCGCAGATAATTCAGGAATGCGCTGTAATAATAAGTTATCAAATTCATCTGCTTTAGAACTTAAAATTTGTTCTGCATTTTCTGTAATCCTAAATTTTTCTTCTATGATATTCCATACCTCTTTAGCAATATTTAACTCTTCTTCATGTCCATTAATCTTTATATTTTGTTCAACTTCCTTTTTCTTTGTAACAAAGAATTCTATTGCTGCTCTTCCAACTTGTTTAATTATTGCTACTAAAATAGCTACTATAGCAGTAGCTGCTATTGGAGCAATTTGATTAATTAATAATTCTGTCATTATATATACACCACCTTATGTTTTGTTATTTTATTTCATGTGCCTTATTATTTTTTCACCTCAAAAAAAATAACAGTCCAGTATACCATCTATTTTTCGTAAAATAGATGACGCATCTCTGAACTGCTCTTTTCTTTCATAGTGATTTATTTAAATATCCTTATTTGAACTGCATAAAAAAAGAAGCTTATCAAAGCTCCTCCTATTGCAGTTATAAACCACTTCATCATATTTGTGAGTGATTCAAGATTTTCACACAAGTTTTTAAGTTCTGTTTTAAGCTCTCTTGAGTCTTGCTCTAACTTATCTAATCTGCTTCCATGATTATTAAGCCTTTTTTCGTGAGTTTCTAGTTTGTCTTGGATTAGTTCTTCATTCATTTATTACTTCCTTTCTAAATAATTCATCATAATTTCATATTGTGTAACAATATTAAAAGGCACCTACATTCCTGTAAGTACCATACATATTTTTATTAAAGTTATTCTATTAAATATTTTCAGTTTTGCAGTAGCAATAATATACTTAAAATAATTAGATTTCTTTTAATGTATCATTTACTTTTATATATACATTAGACATATTTTTTAATGTTCCATCTATTTTTACATATCCATTTGAAAATCTTCTTATTTGAGAATCAATATTCATAGATATTTGAATACGAACTATTTCAAATACATTTGATTCTGTATAAACAGAATCAAGTTGTCCATCATTTGCTCTTACTCTAAACTTAGCATTTTTAATAGATATATCTGGAAGTATATAATCATAATTACATGATTTAGTATTTCCTACGTTTATCCATGAAGTCCCATTGTAATAATCTATATAATAAGTTATAGCATCTAAATTAATGTCGCTAGAGGCTGTCCATGATACAGTTATGCTTTTTTTAGCAAAAGCTTTTGAATCACATATTACTCCTGTCGGAGCCGTTGGTGCAGCATCGGCTAATTTTACATACCAATAAGAGCCACTAACTCCATTATCAGGATAAGTATTTGGAAGTCCAGATACATCAGATATATATGAACCTTTATTTTTTACGTTTCCTGTCATAACAGTTGCTTGATATAATATAAATGTATCTCTATCATTTGATCTGATATGTCTTTCTGGTCCTATTTGCCACCAACCACCGGAAAATACATAAGAACCTATATAATCTCTTAGATTCCCTGCTTTTATCCATGTGTAGTTATTTGATGTTGGATCATTAGTAATTTCACGATTATCGTTATCATATCGTGGTGCATACTCATATTTAATTACACTAGAATCAACATTAGTATATTTATAATTAGTAGTTGCTATATTATATTTACCCCAAAATATTAAAGACATTTAAATCACCTCTATTCATATTTAATCCAGACATCTCCATTATTCATTTTAGAAACATCCGCTATATTTGGTGATAATATAATATTTCTTACTTGTGCAACTGTATAATCTGTATTAGTTTTTGCTTTAACTTCTCCTCCGAATGTTCCTCCAGTTATTCTTTCAGCTTGAATTTTATCTATTAAATCTTTAGTTTCAGTATCTAAACTATTAAAGTTCAAAGTACCATCAGAAATTTTTCTACCATCGATGCTAGATACTTCCTTCACTATATCTGACAATTGCGTATTAGTTATTTCTAAATCTGATTGTTTAGCAAATTCAATATTACCTACCCCATCTCCAACAAAAAATTCTTTTGTATCAGTTGTAAATGCAGGTTCTCCTGCATCTAAAACTGGTAAATTAGCTTTAATTCCTCTTTTAAATTGTATTTTATTTGACATTTATTTTTCCTCCTCGTATTTTCTTTATTAAAATGTTCCACCATCTATATTGCTTATTGTTACAGTTATTGAAACGTCAGTTGAACCATCAAAACTAGTTGAACCTACTACATCACCAGTTAAGGATATATTTATAGGTGTTGCTAATTTTGTAGCGGTTCCAGCATTTCCAGATATGCTTGTCTTATTTACTACTGCATTTGTTACAAATTTAGTAGTTGCTATTTGTGTTGTATTAGTCCCAGCATCTGCAGTTGGTGCTATTGATACTCCAGTAAATGTAGGATTTGTAAACATTGTTTCTTTTGATTCATTTGTTACATTTCCAAGACCTACATCAGCAGATGTAAGAGTAACTATACCAGTTTTACCAGCAACACTTAATACTGCATCAGTTGGAGTCAATAATTCTTGCCAATTAGCTACTATACTTGCATCAGCAGTTTTTAATATAAATGATCTATTTAAATCTGTTCTTACTGCAACATCCCCAACTTGTGCAGTTAGTGCTAACATTTCTATTTCTGTTGCTATAACAAAAGTATCTGTTACCGCTATTGCAGGTAATATACTTGTATCTAACTTTCCACTTTCATCTAAGACTGGTACATTCCCTGAAGCAATACCTACATTTTTAGAAGCAGCTGTTCCAACATCACTTATTTTAGATAATGTTAATGTTGGTACATCATCTGCAGTTATATTTGTACCTGCAGTTACAGTTCCTTTTTTATCAACTGTAACTTTACTATAAGTTCCTGATGTTACTCCTGATGCTTTTTCTGTTGTTACTATTGTTACATCACTGCTTCCATCAAATGAAACACTTCCTGTAATATCGCCACTTAAAGAAATTGTTCTAGCTGTATTTAATTTATCAGTAGTTTTTGATTTTGGTACTATATCTGGATTAATCAAAACTTTATCAGCACCATCACCTACATAAAGTTTTCCTGTGTCTAATACAAAAGCTGGTTCCCCAGCTTCTAGTGTTAAACCTCCCAGATTTGCATTATTTCCTCTTTTAATTTTTAAAGTTTGTGCCATTATATATCACTCTCTTTCATTTAATTTTTTAAATGTTTTGCTAGTCTTTCTAAAATACCCCACAATCAATAGGATCAATTTTTTGTTCTAACTCTATCAATGAAAAATTAATTCCATCTAACCTATCACCTAAAGTAACATGTGTTCCTCTAGCAGTTTCTACTTCTCTTCTTAATTCCTTATCCCTTATTTCCTCTACAGTTGAACCTGTCAGAGCTTCATTTTGACTGATTAGAATCAAATCACTTGAATTGGGGATAACTTGTGTTAAATCCTTAATTTTTATGTCCATGATAATTCCTCCTTATTGTATAATTATTTTTTTCTTTACTTGTGGAATTCCGCAAAGGTTAATAATATTTTTTACTCAATAAAATTAAGTAATTAAATATAAATAAACCAGTAGATACTAAATATTTTTTTGTGGCTTAAGTCCACTTATCTTCAAAATATATTTTTGTTTCTACCGGATTATAAGCATAATAAAAGACATCTATATTTCTATAAATGTCTTGGGGGATTAGGATTTTGAGAATTTATGAGAGGAAACATCTTTTGTTCCCACTTACTATTATATGGCTTCTAATTGTCCATTACTTACAGACTTTCTCTAATTTTTCTATAACTTTTCTTAAATTCTCTAAATTGTTCTAAGAGAACCTTTTGATTTTTTGATTTAATAACAATAAAAAATCAATAGTTTGATACTACCGCTTTATCTCTTTTCTTTAACTTTAAAATAATTTATATTATTCTTTCAATACTTGTAATTATTAGGTCACCTTATATTGGTTTATAAATTATAACTTTTGAAATACCCTCTTGCCTGATTTAAGTTACAAGTGTTGCTTTTGTAATAAATAATTTGTTCCATTTACTACTTGAATTGGTTTGTCCAAATTATTTTAATTTGGGCTTCGGGTAGTCCTCATCTTGATATTCTATTTCCAATTAAATGGTCTTCTACTCCATATTTTCCTATGATGTATTACTTTCCTGTAATTAAATCTTTATAATTATCTAATAACCCTACTGGCTTTTCTTCTCCAAACAATCTATATCTTAAATAATCATCTGTATAAATTGCTAATGGCATTAATAAGAACCATAAAAAAGCATATGGTAAACAAACCTGTCCATATAAATTCCCAAAAGTATCTGAATAATCCCATATATTAAATCCTAACCATATATTTAAAATCAATCCACTTATAAACTCTATAACTAACGTAATTACAGTACCAATTAAACATTGCTCATACATCTTTCTATTATAAAAAGCCTTATATTCATTAAGCCTCCCAATAAGAAAGGCACACAAACCACCAACTACTAACATAGATATGTTTGTCCATCCTCTCCATAGTCCCTCAATAACCATGTATAGGCTACCCATGATGAATATTAAAAGTAGGTCTTTGTATATTTTATTTTTCACTTACATCACCTTCTAAATCAGTATCCCATGTTACTGCTTGTATTACTTCTATTTCTGTTTGTTTTAGTATATACACTTTTAATTTCTCATAACGCTTTTTCTTTTCTGTTATGTGATTAAACAAGTCACTCCCAAGCATTATGGCTTGTGTCGTTGTGAAAGGATAACATTCAGCTACACCACTTTCTTTCCAATCTAACAAATTATCTGTAGCCATACCACTAAGTATTAATTGTGCTTTTGCAACTAGTCCTTGAATATTTGCTTGGTCTCTGTCTGTACAATCAAATCTTCTACTATCTCCTAGACAAGTGGAGTAAAACTTATTTATTATTATATCTTCACATGTACCACTCATCTCTGTTATTTTTTTAATTTGAATATCCTCCAAAGTAACTAATATTGGTTTTCCGTTTGGAAACGCCATTTTAAAGGCTGTTATAATTGTCTTTTCATCTTCCTTTGCGATAGTTTCGTCTATACACTCCAGTCCGTCGTCTTTTTGAATGTATAACACACCGTCTACATAATTTACTTTATCGAAGTCCATTTAGTTTCCCCCTTCACACTTTGCCGTTATTTGTAGTATGTGAATACTAATACCATTAGCTTTTATAGCTGCCATCACGGTTGCATCTGTAGTACTCCACCTTATATGAATGTCCTTAGTGCTTACTATTACTTTTACTAAATTCATTTTATTAGTTACATTAACATACACGCCACCTATATTACATTCAAACTGTAGATTATTAAGTGTGATATGTGGTATGTAATCCTTAGGAACCATCGAAACTTTCAACATTGCATACACATATGAGGTTTCACCAAACCAGTTAAGCGGCGTATAATCGGTTATATTGATTTCCTCATATTTACTTAGACCGATTAACGTATCCAGTGAACTATCTGCCTTTTGTCTGCTATCTACAGCCTCCTGTAAACCATTAATAGCACTTACTATATCTTGACTATAACTACAACCTATTGTGCCTATCTGTGGTGCTTGTGTTGCTAGTATTTTATAGTCTACTGTGTATACTGCTGTAGGATCGAAATTAGCATTTGTTGCTCCATAGCGCTCGTTACCATAGGCAGAGGTTGTGTATTTTCCCCAAATACTATCGTATATAGCATTTTTGTAAATAGCATTTAGTGTTTCCACTTTAGACTTAAGTAAACTACTCATAATAGTGGTGTTATTTACATAGTAAGCAGCTGTATCAGTTTGGGGGTTTGCAACTTCCCCCAACACTACCCCACTGTCAAGGAATACGTAGTTATCCCCAACATCAAACGTAGGTATATCGCCCACTATTCTAGTATTAATGTCTGTTAGCGGTTCGGGATTAGCTAGTTTATAATGCAACCTATAACCTTCGTAGCCAGGCGCTACGTTATTCTTGCAAAAAGGCAATAAATAATATGAACCGCTATCGGAATTATCTGTTTTAATGAGTACAGGACTAGAAGACCATGAAGAAGTAATGCTACCATTAACTGTTATATTGTTACCACTCATTGACTGTATGCTGTATAGCCCCCCCGATTTAAGATAAACTAAGTCACTAACCTTGAACTTAGATGCATCGTCAACCGTAATAGTGCTTGTCGCAGTTGTAAAAGTGGAAGTTATATTAGCACTTACTATACATGACGGATATAAACCATCTACTACACTGACATATATGATACATCTACTATTATATACATATGACGATTTCCACCCATTCATAAACGCTTTAGCTTCATCAGCATTAGGGGCTATACTCTCTATAAAGCCTGTGTCGATGTCCGCTACTGAAATATATACATTACCACCGCTACTGGATATACTAAACTGGTCTTTTGCGGTAAAGGAATTAGCATATATATTTGAAACTATATCACCATTATATTTAGTTAAACAGCCAGTACGGTCAACATTTGGAATAGGCTTTAATGAATTAGCAGCTAAATATATACGTTTAAATCCTGCGTAATCATCATAATATTGCCAGTCATAGTCCTTACCAAACAATGGTGGCGTATGCCTAGTATTTTTCAACCCTGTTACTTCTCCATTTTCATAGGTAAAGCTATCTCCATCAGCAAAGTTACCTTCTATAACAGTTCGCTCTAGCCTACAGGTTTTATACTCTGTTAGGGCTACAGTTCCTTCTACTAACATTATTGAATCTGCGATGCCTGTTCCTAAAGTAGCGTTGCGAATAAGTATACACATCTTAGAGTTTGCTCCAGTATTAAATGTGCCTACTCCTGTTTTAACAATTATATTCTTTGTTAAATCTGTCACCCATATATTTGCATTCCCACTTATATTACCGCTCAAATAGTAGTCAGTATTTGGTTTAACGTCTACTAACTGGCTTACAAAACAGTTGTTTGTAGCGGTTACTAATTTGAACTTACCACTATCTACTGATAAAGAAGTTGTGCTAATGTCGGGTATCCAATAACCAATGCCTTTCTCAGTATTACCATTTATCACGATATTATCATGGCGAATTTCTATTAATGGATTGGTAAGACATGAATAACTATCTACATAAGGACTTGGAGTAAAGTTAGTATCGTTATACTGTGCTTGTGTTATTTCTTCTAGCATTATTCCGTCAAAGTTTACATAACCTGCATTTACAGTGGCATCCCCTGTAGTTATAGACAATCCAAATTTTGTTATACTGGCATCCCCTTGAAACTTTACATACTTTCTAGTCCAAGCGGTGCTAGACACAATAGCCGAGCCATATGATTTACTGCCATCAGTATTCCTACAAGCTACATAGCCACCTGCTAGACCATCACTAGACTTCATATAACCACTAAAACAATAGTATTTGGATGAATCTAATATAGTACCATAGTCCTTCATTTGTGCTGAACTTGTATTTCCTGTCCCACTTAGCAATTTATACTTTATACTGTTTGTACCGAACATCTTTGCTGTAGAGTCCAAGACAAAGGTTTGAGGTGTACTTGCATAAATTAAAATAAACTTACTAACATCTTCACAATTTCCGTCACGTCCTAAAAGGTTAATGGCGGTTTTACCTACCATTGTAAAGCGTGGATTTACTGCTACTTTCCCGGTGTTTTTAATTACGTTGTTCATTCCATAAGCTATGGTTGGAGTTGTAACAACTGAATTTGAAATATCTTTCGCTAATTCTGACAATGCCGTATTAACTTCTTTTAATTTTATGTCAATAACATCAGCATTATAATTAAAATTTTGAATATCGACAATATCAGTACCTTCTGGTTTTTTTAGTCCATAATTTGTAGTAGTTAACATTTAATCACTCTCCTTTTATTAATAAACTTTCAATTCGTCCCAAGTCTTTACTTCAGAACTAATCCAAGTTAAATTCTTTTCTTTTAGTACGTTCCAAACTGTATAAGTGTATTCAAATACATATCCTAAGTGTGCTGGTTTTATATCTTCTAACATATTTTTAAATGCTTCCATATTTTTAGGAATCCCTTTAATACCTATAAACTTCACTATAAAAGAGTAGTTAGCATTGTTTTCTATAATGTTTACTTCTCCGCCACTAAAAGATTCAGCAACATTTTTAATCATTTCTTTTGTTGTTGTACCTTGACCACGTTTTTTAGCTTTTAGAACTGTTCTTCTATCTTCGTAATTCATATTTAAGTTAGTATCAATTCCATATTCATCTTCCCAATAAATAAGCCCCCATGTGGCAGTATTTATAAAGAATTGATTAAGTAAATCTTTTGAGTAATATAAAAGACTGCCTAATTCAGTGCCTTGCACATCATAGATAGCCTTCATCTCTGATATTTCACTAATAAAAGTGGGTACATATTTAGTTAAATCAATTTTGTACTTATTAAGCTTTTCTATAAAATTATCTATTTTATTAGGATAAAAACTCACCTAAATCCCCCCTATTTCAACAGTACCTAATATTGCAATTTCATCATCTTTAATTGTAATATTTGTAGAACCTGAGTTGATTAATAATCTACTATAATCTTTTACTCCTTCGGAAGATAAAATTATTGAACCTAGCTTTGCATAACTCAAATTGCCCTGTTTAAAAGCTATACTTTTTAAATATTCTGTTATGTTATTTTCTATATTTGCTTTTACAGTATTCAACGTATAATTATTAGCATCTATAGTTAATGTCACATTAATATTAATTTGTAATGGTGTAGCTGATACCGTTGTAATAGTTGCCCCTATTGGTCTGACAGATTCTATATATTTACTAACGCTATCCACTAATGCTGCATCTGCTCCTTCCTTATTAGAATTGATAATAATTACTTTTACTGTTCCGTTACCATTCCATAAGCTGACAACTTTTGCTCCACCACATCCGTCAACTGATAATGCCCAATTCAAATAATGATTTTTATTTCCGGAGGTTGCCGGTGATTTAACTTGTAGCAAATATCTTTCTAATAAGGCTGAATCAGTTTCTTTGGCAGTTCCACCTGTGGTTGGAACTGTATTTGTAATAGAAGTAACTCCATTAATAGCAATCGGTGCTTGTATTATTGAATTTGAAGGTAAGTTGTAGCTTATTCCCTCAATTAGCGCTTGAATTTTTACTGTTGCTGTACTACTTTCTATAGTAGTTATAGCAAGTGTAGAAAACTTAAGTCCACTAGATGATTGAATTAATGTTCCAGCCGAAATAATAGTGCC is a window encoding:
- a CDS encoding peptidoglycan recognition protein family protein; its protein translation is MNIIDVGLNFNGSLTYENNPQEIVLHHAEASNCTVQDIHSWHLANGWLGIGYHFFINKQGNIYRGRPENAVGSHCPKHNSISLGVCFEGDFMTENMTQEQISAYKELIKYIRAKYGDIPIYGHKELYSTECPGNNFPLEAFKDIVVNNISEIGWHKDATGWYYLTNTQGWYYKDSWQKIDGEWYSFDSEGYARQFVWLQDQAKWYYLKDNCKMAKVEWLWVDGECYCFNEHGELYVDCFTSDGYRVDQTGAWIQ
- a CDS encoding cobalt ABC transporter permease, which codes for MTELLINQIAPIAATAIVAILVAIIKQVGRAAIEFFVTKKKEVEQNIKINGHEEELNIAKEVWNIIEEKFRITENAEQILSSKADEFDNLLLQRIPELSAKNLEDLRQAIAGEYNKGKINLAQGTEQS
- a CDS encoding hemolysin XhlA family protein, which translates into the protein MNEELIQDKLETHEKRLNNHGSRLDKLEQDSRELKTELKNLCENLESLTNMMKWFITAIGGALISFFFYAVQIRIFK
- a CDS encoding hyaluronate lyase N-terminal domain-containing protein; amino-acid sequence: MSNKIQFKRGIKANLPVLDAGEPAFTTDTKEFFVGDGVGNIEFAKQSDLEITNTQLSDIVKEVSSIDGRKISDGTLNFNSLDTETKDLIDKIQAERITGGTFGGEVKAKTNTDYTVAQVRNIILSPNIADVSKMNNGDVWIKYE
- a CDS encoding hyaluronate lyase N-terminal domain-containing protein gives rise to the protein MAQTLKIKRGNNANLGGLTLEAGEPAFVLDTGKLYVGDGADKVLINPDIVPKSKTTDKLNTARTISLSGDITGSVSFDGSSDVTIVTTEKASGVTSGTYSKVTVDKKGTVTAGTNITADDVPTLTLSKISDVGTAASKNVGIASGNVPVLDESGKLDTSILPAIAVTDTFVIATEIEMLALTAQVGDVAVRTDLNRSFILKTADASIVANWQELLTPTDAVLSVAGKTGIVTLTSADVGLGNVTNESKETMFTNPTFTGVSIAPTADAGTNTTQIATTKFVTNAVVNKTSISGNAGTATKLATPINISLTGDVVGSTSFDGSTDVSITVTISNIDGGTF
- a CDS encoding putative ABC transporter permease, encoding MKNKIYKDLLLIFIMGSLYMVIEGLWRGWTNISMLVVGGLCAFLIGRLNEYKAFYNRKMYEQCLIGTVITLVIEFISGLILNIWLGFNIWDYSDTFGNLYGQVCLPYAFLWFLLMPLAIYTDDYLRYRLFGEEKPVGLLDNYKDLITGK
- a CDS encoding DUF4376 domain-containing protein, translated to MDFDKVNYVDGVLYIQKDDGLECIDETIAKEDEKTIITAFKMAFPNGKPILVTLEDIQIKKITEMSGTCEDIIINKFYSTCLGDSRRFDCTDRDQANIQGLVAKAQLILSGMATDNLLDWKESGVAECYPFTTTQAIMLGSDLFNHITEKKKRYEKLKVYILKQTEIEVIQAVTWDTDLEGDVSEK
- a CDS encoding phage tail protein is translated as MLTTTNYGLKKPEGTDIVDIQNFNYNADVIDIKLKEVNTALSELAKDISNSVVTTPTIAYGMNNVIKNTGKVAVNPRFTMVGKTAINLLGRDGNCEDVSKFILIYASTPQTFVLDSTAKMFGTNSIKYKLLSGTGNTSSAQMKDYGTILDSSKYYCFSGYMKSSDGLAGGYVACRNTDGSKSYGSAIVSSTAWTRKYVKFQGDASITKFGLSITTGDATVNAGYVNFDGIMLEEITQAQYNDTNFTPSPYVDSYSCLTNPLIEIRHDNIVINGNTEKGIGYWIPDISTTSLSVDSGKFKLVTATNNCFVSQLVDVKPNTDYYLSGNISGNANIWVTDLTKNIIVKTGVGTFNTGANSKMCILIRNATLGTGIADSIMLVEGTVALTEYKTCRLERTVIEGNFADGDSFTYENGEVTGLKNTRHTPPLFGKDYDWQYYDDYAGFKRIYLAANSLKPIPNVDRTGCLTKYNGDIVSNIYANSFTAKDQFSISSSGGNVYISVADIDTGFIESIAPNADEAKAFMNGWKSSYVYNSRCIIYVSVVDGLYPSCIVSANITSTFTTATSTITVDDASKFKVSDLVYLKSGGLYSIQSMSGNNITVNGSITSSWSSSPVLIKTDNSDSGSYYLLPFCKNNVAPGYEGYRLHYKLANPEPLTDINTRIVGDIPTFDVGDNYVFLDSGVVLGEVANPQTDTAAYYVNNTTIMSSLLKSKVETLNAIYKNAIYDSIWGKYTTSAYGNERYGATNANFDPTAVYTVDYKILATQAPQIGTIGCSYSQDIVSAINGLQEAVDSRQKADSSLDTLIGLSKYEEINITDYTPLNWFGETSYVYAMLKVSMVPKDYIPHITLNNLQFECNIGGVYVNVTNKMNLVKVIVSTKDIHIRWSTTDATVMAAIKANGISIHILQITAKCEGGN
- a CDS encoding YmfQ family protein, whose translation is MSFYPNKIDNFIEKLNKYKIDLTKYVPTFISEISEMKAIYDVQGTELGSLLYYSKDLLNQFFINTATWGLIYWEDEYGIDTNLNMNYEDRRTVLKAKKRGQGTTTKEMIKNVAESFSGGEVNIIENNANYSFIVKFIGIKGIPKNMEAFKNMLEDIKPAHLGYVFEYTYTVWNVLKEKNLTWISSEVKTWDELKVY
- a CDS encoding baseplate J/gp47 family protein; its protein translation is MFRETNTETIIENRMFDNVPSDIDRSEGSFIYDAIIPTGKEIATAYINMDKILNMAFASTAAANGYSTQLELRCSEVGISRKAGTLANGTITFAGADGTIISAGTLIQSSSGLKFSTLAITTIESSTATVKIQALIEGISYNLPSNSIIQAPIAINGVTSITNTVPTTGGTAKETDSALLERYLLQVKSPATSGNKNHYLNWALSVDGCGGAKVVSLWNGNGTVKVIIINSNKEGADAALVDSVSKYIESVRPIGATITTVSATPLQININVTLTIDANNYTLNTVKANIENNITEYLKSIAFKQGNLSYAKLGSIILSSEGVKDYSRLLINSGSTNITIKDDEIAILGTVEIGGI